In Natrinema sp. SYSU A 869, the following proteins share a genomic window:
- a CDS encoding iron-containing alcohol dehydrogenase, whose translation MSLCEYTLTFPIWVEFGTGTSEEIGSIVDSQGWEKALIVTDQGILDAGLVDGVKTSLTNEGIEYTTYDGVEPNPTVGMVGEATEMLENEKCDFIVSVGGGSSIDVGKGASLMATNPGELVDYEVTSAEEVMEEPIENEPLPLVTVPTTAGTGSEVDYWAVITDEEREFKMALGQSPQYPGEPYLGAEISLVDPALTATLPPRQTAATGFDAFSHALENHVSAACPPIVKPMTEHVMGLVSEHLPAAYEDGEMEAREQMMFGSHVAGICENFAGFGAIHSLAETTGGMYPEIPHGEAIAAYTPAVMRYNTEAVPGRYAEVAEAMDLDVSGLSDEEAAMEAVVAVEELIDRVDLPSSLRELGVAEEDLPEIAEKSLDTIEIHDNPRDADADDLLNIARDAN comes from the coding sequence ATGAGCCTCTGTGAGTACACGCTTACCTTCCCGATCTGGGTCGAGTTCGGTACCGGAACCAGTGAGGAAATCGGATCGATCGTCGATTCGCAGGGATGGGAAAAGGCGCTGATCGTCACAGATCAGGGCATCCTTGATGCCGGACTGGTCGATGGCGTAAAAACCTCGCTCACGAACGAAGGTATCGAGTACACTACCTACGATGGAGTCGAGCCCAATCCGACGGTCGGCATGGTCGGCGAGGCGACCGAAATGTTGGAGAACGAGAAGTGTGACTTCATCGTCTCCGTCGGCGGCGGGAGCTCGATCGATGTCGGAAAAGGGGCGTCGTTGATGGCGACCAACCCGGGCGAACTCGTCGATTACGAGGTTACATCGGCCGAGGAGGTAATGGAAGAACCGATCGAGAACGAACCTCTCCCGCTGGTCACGGTGCCGACGACCGCCGGAACGGGTAGTGAGGTGGATTACTGGGCCGTTATCACCGACGAGGAACGCGAGTTCAAGATGGCCCTCGGCCAATCACCGCAGTACCCGGGAGAACCGTATCTCGGTGCCGAGATCTCGCTGGTCGACCCTGCCTTGACGGCTACGCTACCGCCGAGACAGACTGCCGCGACCGGCTTCGACGCTTTCTCTCACGCCCTCGAGAATCACGTGTCGGCCGCCTGTCCGCCCATCGTCAAACCGATGACCGAGCACGTGATGGGCCTCGTTTCGGAGCACCTACCGGCCGCCTACGAGGACGGAGAGATGGAGGCGCGAGAGCAGATGATGTTCGGCTCTCACGTCGCGGGTATCTGTGAGAATTTCGCCGGGTTCGGCGCGATCCATTCCCTGGCCGAGACTACCGGTGGGATGTATCCCGAAATCCCACACGGCGAAGCTATCGCTGCGTACACGCCCGCAGTGATGCGATACAATACCGAAGCCGTTCCCGGTCGATACGCAGAGGTCGCCGAGGCGATGGACTTGGACGTGTCGGGGCTATCCGACGAGGAGGCCGCTATGGAAGCAGTGGTCGCTGTAGAGGAGCTCATCGACAGGGTCGACCTTCCCTCGAGCCTCCGCGAACTCGGTGTTGCAGAGGAGGACCTCCCGGAGATCGCGGAGAAATCGTTGGATACGATCGAGATCCACGACAATCCGCGAGACGCGGATGCCGACGACCTCCTAAACATTGCTCGTGATGCGAACTAA
- a CDS encoding IclR family transcriptional regulator, producing the protein MVDQMEDPTLKTTARSLALVDRIRECGGARLPQLAADLSLAKSTVYKHVTTLHECGYLVKEDDRYHIGPKFLDLGEHARSRKVGYQFADDAVRELTDATDEEVDFVIEDHGRIITISESYHRWVKYPGEDKSNRYRARMGTYYPMHATASGKAILAEFPRTRVEAILDRWGLSTKTDNTITERRDLLEELNQINNQGYAIDNEEFTNGLRSVGMTVNEPDGTHIGAMSVSGPSYRMTDEVLAQEIVPALERTVESFEDRLAKKRSDGS; encoded by the coding sequence ATGGTGGATCAAATGGAGGACCCGACGCTGAAAACGACTGCCCGATCGCTGGCACTGGTCGATCGAATCCGGGAATGCGGCGGTGCGAGACTTCCACAGCTGGCCGCCGACCTGTCGTTGGCGAAGAGCACGGTGTATAAACACGTGACGACCCTCCACGAATGTGGCTACTTGGTGAAAGAAGACGATCGGTACCACATCGGTCCGAAATTCCTCGATCTGGGTGAGCACGCTCGGAGCCGGAAGGTGGGCTATCAGTTCGCAGACGACGCCGTTAGGGAGCTGACGGACGCGACCGATGAGGAGGTTGATTTCGTGATTGAGGACCACGGTCGTATCATCACAATCTCGGAATCGTACCATAGATGGGTGAAGTATCCCGGTGAGGACAAATCGAACCGCTACCGTGCGCGAATGGGAACGTATTATCCGATGCACGCCACAGCCTCTGGCAAGGCGATCCTCGCCGAATTTCCCCGGACACGTGTCGAAGCGATACTCGACCGGTGGGGGTTGTCGACGAAAACAGATAACACGATTACTGAGCGCCGAGATTTGCTCGAGGAACTCAATCAGATCAATAACCAAGGGTATGCCATCGACAACGAGGAATTCACCAACGGATTGCGGAGTGTGGGCATGACGGTCAACGAACCGGACGGCACTCACATCGGAGCGATGAGCGTCTCGGGACCGAGCTATCGCATGACGGACGAGGTTCTCGCACAAGAGATCGTCCCGGCGCTCGAACGGACCGTGGAATCGTTCGAAGACCGATTGGCGAAAAAGCGCAGTGATGGCTCATAG
- a CDS encoding aldehyde dehydrogenase family protein yields MVSETFSSQLQENHAEARERVRDISELNSWIDGSGYETDESFETIDPVTDEPITTVPRCSSTEIDTAVDAAWRAFDEEWSDTTPAERSRLLLEWIDVLRDHIDELSLLECVDTGKPISQARGEVEGAIKTLEYYASICQSQDGRQVSTSEDLHLYTRKEPYGVVGQITPWNFPIWAAAWKLGPALGTGNATVLKPSAKAPLTTIRIAELSQDIFPDGVVNVVTGTGSEVGGALTEHDRVRKLSFTGSVGVGQQVMKAAAENVAPVTLELGGKSPFIVFPDADLEKAVTAVADGIFYSTGEICDAFSRAIVHESVHEEFVDRFVEKAESYTLGDPLDEETTMGPLTTESQYETVMEYIEAGENEGATLLTGGGPPEDSDLQDGWFIEPTVFDDVENDMRIAQEEIFGPVQTINTFSSYDEAIELANDTEFGLAAGIATEKTSLVHNSAADIEAGLVYVNEYGPILPEAPYGGFKASGIGKDLGTEVLDHYQQTKSVYVNLDEPEL; encoded by the coding sequence ATGGTATCTGAGACGTTCAGCAGCCAGTTACAGGAGAATCACGCGGAAGCAAGAGAACGAGTCAGAGATATCAGCGAGCTCAATTCATGGATAGACGGATCCGGATACGAGACCGATGAGTCGTTCGAAACGATTGACCCCGTCACCGACGAACCGATTACGACGGTCCCACGCTGTAGCTCGACGGAGATCGATACGGCAGTCGATGCCGCGTGGAGAGCGTTCGACGAAGAGTGGTCGGACACGACACCTGCCGAGCGATCTCGACTCCTGCTCGAATGGATCGATGTGCTCCGCGACCACATTGACGAGCTATCGCTACTAGAGTGTGTGGACACCGGAAAACCGATCTCCCAGGCGCGCGGGGAGGTCGAAGGTGCGATCAAAACACTGGAATACTACGCATCGATCTGTCAGAGTCAGGACGGGAGACAGGTGTCCACGTCCGAGGACCTGCACCTCTACACGCGCAAGGAGCCGTACGGCGTGGTCGGACAGATTACGCCGTGGAACTTCCCGATCTGGGCGGCGGCATGGAAACTTGGACCCGCGCTCGGGACGGGGAACGCTACCGTGCTCAAACCTTCGGCGAAGGCTCCACTGACGACGATACGCATCGCTGAACTGTCTCAGGACATCTTCCCGGACGGCGTGGTTAACGTCGTGACGGGGACCGGATCGGAGGTCGGCGGAGCACTGACTGAGCACGACCGCGTCCGCAAACTCTCGTTTACTGGAAGCGTCGGTGTCGGACAACAAGTGATGAAGGCGGCCGCTGAAAACGTCGCTCCGGTCACGTTGGAACTCGGCGGCAAATCTCCGTTTATAGTGTTTCCCGACGCTGACCTAGAGAAGGCGGTTACCGCCGTCGCGGACGGTATTTTCTATAGCACGGGGGAGATCTGTGATGCGTTCTCTCGAGCGATAGTTCACGAGAGCGTTCACGAAGAGTTCGTCGATCGGTTCGTCGAAAAAGCCGAATCCTACACGCTTGGGGATCCGCTCGACGAAGAGACGACGATGGGACCACTGACCACCGAGTCCCAATACGAGACGGTCATGGAATACATCGAAGCAGGCGAGAACGAGGGTGCGACGTTGCTGACGGGCGGTGGGCCACCGGAAGACAGTGATCTCCAGGACGGCTGGTTCATCGAGCCAACGGTGTTCGATGACGTAGAGAACGATATGCGTATCGCCCAGGAGGAAATCTTCGGTCCCGTTCAGACGATCAATACCTTCTCCAGCTACGACGAGGCGATCGAACTCGCGAACGACACCGAATTCGGCCTCGCGGCCGGTATCGCCACTGAGAAAACTTCTCTCGTACACAATTCGGCGGCGGATATCGAAGCGGGACTCGTTTACGTCAACGAGTACGGGCCGATCCTGCCGGAGGCCCCGTACGGTGGCTTCAAGGCGTCGGGTATCGGAAAAGATCTGGGAACAGAGGTACTTGATCACTACCAGCAGACGAAATCTGTCTACGTCAATCTCGATGAGCCGGAGCTATGA
- a CDS encoding SRPBCC family protein: MGSSTTVRTLIDAPRADVYRAFLDPHAVATWLPPGGMSGHVHRFDPREGGEFRVSLTYDDPADSPGGAGGKTTEDTDTHRGRFVTLVPNEKIEEIVEFESNESGFTGEMRIIVALADVDAGTEVTYRCEDIPEGIRPEDNEAGCRSSLRKLAALVE, from the coding sequence ATGGGATCGAGCACGACCGTTAGGACGCTTATCGACGCCCCACGAGCGGACGTCTACCGGGCGTTCCTAGACCCCCACGCGGTAGCCACGTGGCTGCCCCCGGGCGGCATGAGCGGTCATGTGCACCGCTTCGACCCACGCGAGGGCGGCGAGTTCCGCGTGTCGCTCACGTACGATGACCCAGCGGATTCACCGGGTGGCGCGGGTGGGAAAACCACCGAAGATACGGATACCCATCGAGGGCGATTCGTGACGTTGGTACCCAATGAGAAGATCGAGGAGATCGTTGAGTTCGAATCAAACGAGTCGGGATTCACAGGCGAGATGCGGATCATCGTGGCCCTGGCTGACGTCGACGCTGGGACCGAAGTCACGTACCGCTGCGAGGACATCCCCGAAGGGATCCGGCCCGAAGACAACGAAGCCGGGTGTCGGTCGTCCCTGCGGAAGCTAGCTGCACTCGTCGAATGA
- a CDS encoding VOC family protein — MQKITPNLWFDGDAEAAVDRYTNIFEDATIGDSTRYDAVSAAASGQPEGSVMTVEFELEGQSFIALNGSSQFPFTPAISFVVNCPTTDEVDELWTELSEDGEELMPLDSYPFSDRYGWTNDEFGVSWQLIHADYIPERKIVPSLMFVGERCGQAEEAIEYYTSVFDETEVGNIARYGPDQPPDEEGTIMFADFTLAGQHFAAMDSAREHGFDFNESVSFVVDCADQAEVDYYWDELTADGGEEGQCGWLTDRYGVSWQIVPSVLQELLQDEDAEKVGRVTEEMLQMGKIEISTLEEAHAG, encoded by the coding sequence ATGCAGAAAATCACCCCGAACCTGTGGTTCGACGGCGATGCCGAAGCGGCGGTAGACCGGTACACAAACATCTTCGAAGACGCGACGATCGGCGACAGCACCCGATATGATGCGGTGTCTGCAGCGGCCTCGGGACAGCCGGAAGGGAGCGTCATGACTGTGGAGTTCGAACTGGAAGGCCAGTCGTTCATCGCGCTCAATGGTAGCTCCCAGTTCCCGTTCACGCCCGCCATCTCGTTCGTCGTCAACTGTCCGACGACGGACGAGGTGGACGAACTCTGGACGGAACTGTCCGAGGACGGTGAGGAACTCATGCCGCTTGACTCCTATCCGTTCAGCGACCGATATGGCTGGACCAACGACGAGTTCGGTGTGTCGTGGCAACTTATTCATGCGGACTACATCCCCGAACGGAAGATCGTCCCGTCACTGATGTTCGTCGGTGAGCGGTGTGGGCAGGCGGAGGAGGCGATCGAGTACTACACATCGGTCTTCGATGAAACCGAGGTCGGGAACATCGCCCGCTACGGTCCCGATCAGCCACCGGACGAGGAAGGGACGATCATGTTCGCTGACTTCACGCTCGCCGGCCAGCATTTCGCAGCGATGGACAGCGCGCGGGAACACGGCTTCGACTTCAACGAGTCGGTCTCATTCGTTGTCGACTGTGCGGACCAGGCGGAAGTCGATTACTACTGGGACGAACTCACGGCGGACGGTGGCGAGGAAGGCCAATGCGGCTGGCTGACCGACAGATATGGCGTATCCTGGCAGATCGTGCCGTCGGTCCTCCAGGAACTCCTCCAGGACGAAGACGCCGAAAAAGTAGGGCGAGTCACGGAGGAGATGCTCCAGATGGGGAAGATCGAGATTTCGACGCTAGAGGAGGCACATGCCGGGTAG